The Cuculus canorus isolate bCucCan1 chromosome 5, bCucCan1.pri, whole genome shotgun sequence DNA segment ACATAAGAGACTTCAAAGGATTGAGTAAGATAGAACAGAAATTACATAGTCTTATAACTAATTCTTCCAAGCTCTTCCTTCTCACTGAAgatatcatagtatcatagtatagtttgggttggaagggactttaaagatcatccagttccaacccccctgccatgggcagggacatcccactagatcaggctgcccaaggccccatccaacctggccttgaacacctccagggatggggcatccacaacctccctgggcaacctgtgccagtgcctcaccactctgatggtgaaaatatctttctttcagACTTTCCCCTCaccctcttatttttttttaaattgatgtaGGAAAGCTTTTCCCGGGCATCTGTTCTCCCGCATTTccctcactctttttttttttttaattaatctagAAAAGCCATTCCCTTTGTGACATAACAGCCGAGTTACCTCAACAGCCTTTGGTATCTGATTTTGTTATGGCTTTTCAGAAATCCTAATTCTCTGTACAAACAGGATCATCCTTGTGCCAGAACATCTTCAAAGAACTCACAGGAGTTTGAGAAGTGTCACTTCCCTTCCAAAAAAACCATAACACCTCCCTTCACACAGCATTTAACCATGTTCCCTTCCTGTAGGCAGCTGCCACCACCATGAGGACCTGATGGAGACCAATGGGGGTTGCTGAAAGGCCAGCCTTGTCTTGGTAAGATCTAGTCCAAGATCTAGATTACCAAGATGTTTTGCTTCAGAAGGACAGCTCTGTAAAATGAGGAAATTTGTGAAAAACAATTAGGAGCTGGCCACTGAGTTAATTAAGGGACAGGAGCTTCTGTGATACAATAATAGGCTGAGATAGGTGGAAATCGGTTAGTCTGCAGAAGAGTCAAGGGAAtctgatgagcgaaagcagacaaggggggctgggagtattcattagagcttggcgccttgaagaccttggaaatTGATAAtaaaggagccagctagcagaagtttactgataagtgggcgttggaatgcagaaagctggaaaacaaccagaagagactgtgcttgtacaCAATTTAAGGGAAAAACTTCTCCTCATCCTGAGggagacttcttacttcatccttaagaccccggcccacgaccaccaggaggcactatgcaggcacaagactggagcgaactttccagcactaattataatacgaagcagagaaaggttatgaatatgtagtaggcacttataactatgcatgtctttacaccataagtagctgcttgttaaattatacggtgtgcaagctaggaggagaacctcctTCCACCCAAGCACTGgcaataaacatacctgctttataactcattttgggttatagggtttgattccgcaaaacaaaTCCAGGGTCTGCTCAGAAGTGTCTACTGACGTGACAAGAGGCCACAGtcacaaactgaaatgaaagttCATTTGAACGTATGAAAAAGCtcctttgctgtgagggtggtcaAATGCTGGAACACGTCTGCAGGGGCTTTGAACTCTCCAGTCCTGGAGATATTAAGAAGTCAACAGGAcacagctctgagcaacctgctgtaggtgaccTTGCTTTAAGCAGGAAGGTCAAACTTAATGATCTGGAAGCTGGACTAAGCTGTGattctttaaaagataaaattatagCAGGCAGCATCCGGAATCTCCTAAGACCCAATTCAGGGGCTCAGTAGAAACACATAGTTGGTATCAAAAAGGacttcagaagaataaaaaagtcTGTGATTCAAATCACTAGTTGTGACATATTCAAATATGTATAATAAAGAAGttattagaagtaaaaaaaccctaaacctcCTACACAAAGGGTAAGCAATTTCTAACtcaatttaaacacaaatacaagcaaatcaaaagaaaaaaaataaagcagaccAAACCcaagtgttttaaaagcaatttgtttAAAGCATAAAATTAGTAATCATTTTCTTGTGTGCAAGAAACCAGCCAGGGGGAAGACTTCTAGAGGTATAAGAACTGTACTCCTGGGGAATAATGCATAGAAAAAAGgtgaattatttattattagtgTTTGTGATGAAAATGCTCAAACAATGTTCCTACGCTAGAGCCTTTTTTACAAGTTTACTTCTTTAAAGAGTATAACTCCGAGAAAATATGTGATGTCAGGTGTCAGCATAAGAGGTTttgagacaaaggaaaaaaatgtgtagaaaaCACTAGCAGGACCAGAAGACGTTCACTTGGTAGTTCTAAAGAAAATCTACCCCCTCCGTGATCTACTGAGATGGACTCAGtgccagagaaacagaaagcagcaaacaaTACTAATTTTCTCAGAGTTTCACTATGGGCTGAGacagaagattttaatttcaacTTACAAAGACCATTGTTTTAGTAATCACAATGCTTTCTATTAAAGTACcccagtattttaaaattagtctAAAGAGGGCTAAAGGAATACAGCTCTTCCAATGGAAGATGTGATTTCTTTAAGGAActttaaaaactttctttttgcGGATGCATTTGTATCTGTTTGTCTTTAAAAGGTGTAATTTCAGAAGTCCTGGTATTTCTTTATCATCCATATTCTGTACTATAAGACATTAAAGACAAGagttttaaagcacagaaaaatcacaggagGAATTCATATCCTGCTTCAATTTGAATGGTATCAGAACCTCGCAAAGTGATTTGAAGTCCCCACCTCCTTTGGATTTGATTTTTGCTGTAGAATTCTATGAAACTCTTAAGTTCCTGTgagaatctggaaaaaaatctcatccaGTCGCTGGATATTCTGACGTTTGTCTTTGTCTTCCTTTACCTAGGGATGTCTCCAGAACAGCCATTGTTAACCTCCCAGCCAAGGGACTGGAAAATCTTAAAGAACTAATGGCCAAACATACATGGACTTTGAAGAAATTACCATCTGTAAAGATATTTCTTCAGCTAATGCGAGCTGACCTATCTTATCCAAGTCATTGCTGTGCTTtcaagagctggaaaaaatCCAGAGGGTGAGTTTCACCAATTTACATTCAATTTTAAAGTATGTAAGTGAAGACAATGTTTTAGtgttaatataaaattacatCTATTGGCACTTTTGTGACCATTTTTTCTAGGTACAGAGAACGTTATTTGAAACAGATTACAATTTCaaactgacagaagaaaaaattctaaTATAACAATTTGTAGAACtttttccaacagctccttcttcTATTGAGCTCagaaataaaggggaaaaaaattaaaacagtaacATGCTTTAACACTGAACGTGCTGTAGGAAGGCATGGAAAAAGACGCTTTGGAAGGGTTATAGCCTCATGTCTCATATTTTCTGACTGAAGAGCTTATAACAAATTATTCTGTAATAACCTTGTAGACAGATTATTTCAAATTCCATTTTGGCAGGATTTATAGCCTTTCATCAGAACAGGTGTGGAGagcttttggaaagaaaaaaaatatgtatgtacTAATACAACACAACAACTCATCtgctgggagaagggagggaagggggatgACTTACTGTGATTAGCAGCAGAATTTCACTGCAGAATGCAAATCCATTGTAAATGTCACCAAAGTTTTATAAGATTTAGAGGATTCTTATCCACGCTAGCGCCTGATGTAGGAAGACAGCCCCAGTCTTCAGTACTGCAGCATTTGTGGCTGGTTTGCatattatgttaaaaatatgcAGAGATAAGTATATAAGTTATATTCAATATCAAACTCACAAAACAATAATATTCACAATTACAATGGACTGGGTAAGTGAGGactgaaataaagcagcagtGAAGAGGTTCGAAACCTGGACAGGAAGAATGCGCAGAAAGAACTCAGCACATTCTAATGACTGAAAGAAACACATATTTGCATGTCTCAAGGTGAAAAATTTCTCACTGAATTGTATGCAACATCAAACTGTAAGTAATCTCAAATTCTACACACCTAGAATTAAGAAATGCTGAAGGTTGTGACAGTGGATGACAGTGATAAAAATTTTGATGccaaattgtaattttttttctagtaaaaagTATGAACAATTTTTGACTACAAATACAGATGGCAGGAGTCCCAACTACTACACTGCTAATTAGCTGTAAAGCACctacagaaaacacacagtgcAGAAGTTAAAATTATAGAACTTCTGGGAGAAATTGATTTGtgagcaaaaatgaaaaaaaaaggaaagtaatacTGTGTGTATTATTTAAGAAGGTATAAACAGTAGATAAAAGCCTTGTTACCTACTGAGATCCCAAGAAGGAAGAGGGCTTATAGATGCTGAACTATCCAAATTACTACTGGGGATAGCCAACTGCaatagagaaaggaaaaatatagtttaaaaacctggaaatattcaagctTATTGTTCACTACACATTCTGTTAACAAAATATATCTGATTACATTTTCATAGCTACGTTTTCATTCATGGTGATTTGCTTTTGAAGTGTTCTCTTTGTTTACTCACTGTACTCCTGTCAGACTGCAAATGCCAGCAGTCATTTCCCCCTCTACTCTTTCAGAATCCTGGAGTACCTGATATGTAACCAGAGTGGCAGTCACATCTTTCGTAAGAGAAGATCAGTCGGAGCTCTTGAAGGTCCATTTTATAAAGATTATGCAGAAGAATACACAGACCACACCGATACTGTGTATGACAAAAACACCAAGTTCAcaaattttcatgaaaattcccattattcctttttttttgaagagcacGGAGAAGGAAATCTTGGGTTTGGCCAAGAGCTCAAGAACCCTCAAATGCAAGACACCCAGACCTTTGACAGTCATTATGACTATCCTGTCTGTGGAGCCAATGAAGATGTAATATGCACACCAGAGCCTGATGAGTTTAATCCCTGTGAGGATATAATGGGATATCAATTTCTGAGGATTGTGGTGTGGTTTGTGAATCTGCTGGCCATCTTAGGTAACGTTTTTGTCCTTTTCATCCTTCTCACCAGCCATTATAAATTGACTGTACCACGTTTTCTGATGTGTAACTTGGCTTTCGCCGATTTTTGCATGGGATTATACCTCCTTCTGATTGCTTCAGTGGATCTCCACACCAGGTCAGAATATTATAACCATGCTATAGAGTGGCAGACTGGGCCTGGTTGTAACACAGCTGGCTTTTTCACGGTATTTGCTAGTGAGCTTTCCGTATACACACTGACTGTGATCACCCTGGAGCGCTGGTATGCCATTACTTTCGCCATGCGCCCAGATCGAAAGATTCGCCTCCGACATGCCTTGGTTATCATGCTGGGAGGGTGGCTCTCATGCTTTCTTCTTGCCCTTTTGCCACTGGTTGGAGTCAGTAGCTATAGCAAGGTCAGCATCTGCTTGCCTATGGACACTGAAACACCAGTGGCTGAAGCTTATGTTGTCTTCGTTTTAATATGTAACATTCTTGCTTTTGTCATCATTTGTGCCTGCTACATAAAAATCTATGTAACTGTGCGAAACCCTCAGTACAAGTCAGGGGACAAAGACACCAAAATTGCAAAGCGAATGGCTGTGTTGATTTTCACTGACTTTCTGTGCATGGCTCCCATTTCTTTCCATGCTTTATCTGCCATTATGAACAAACCATTGAT contains these protein-coding regions:
- the TSHR gene encoding thyrotropin receptor isoform X1, whose translation is MLCFPVAFQLLLVLCSQGTERCPSALCECSDWDEYKITCRNIHFIPSLPEDTQTLRFMETHLRTIPGDAFSNLPNISRIYISIDETLQSLEAYSFNSLSKVTHIEIRNLRNLDYIDPDAFKNLPLLKYLGIFNTGLKTFPDLTKIYSSDVNFLLEIADNPLMTSVPANAFHGLCNESLTLKLYNNGFTSIQGHAFNGTNLDAIYLHKNKYLEVISDDAFLGVHSGPTLLDVSRTAIVNLPAKGLENLKELMAKHTWTLKKLPSVKIFLQLMRADLSYPSHCCAFKSWKKSRGILEYLICNQSGSHIFRKRRSVGALEGPFYKDYAEEYTDHTDTVYDKNTKFTNFHENSHYSFFFEEHGEGNLGFGQELKNPQMQDTQTFDSHYDYPVCGANEDVICTPEPDEFNPCEDIMGYQFLRIVVWFVNLLAILGNVFVLFILLTSHYKLTVPRFLMCNLAFADFCMGLYLLLIASVDLHTRSEYYNHAIEWQTGPGCNTAGFFTVFASELSVYTLTVITLERWYAITFAMRPDRKIRLRHALVIMLGGWLSCFLLALLPLVGVSSYSKVSICLPMDTETPVAEAYVVFVLICNILAFVIICACYIKIYVTVRNPQYKSGDKDTKIAKRMAVLIFTDFLCMAPISFHALSAIMNKPLITVTNSKILLVLFYPLNSCANPFLYAIFTKAFRRDVFILLSKFGVCEHQAQVYRGQTISVKNSSDYYGPRISRGMGQILTSIQDPVNDYVPAMTTQNQILAEECKQTEL
- the TSHR gene encoding thyrotropin receptor isoform X2; this encodes MLCFPVAFQLLLVLCSQGTERCPSALCECSDWDEYKITCRNIHFIPSLPEDTQTLRFMETHLRTIPGDAFSNLPNISRIEIRNLRNLDYIDPDAFKNLPLLKYLGIFNTGLKTFPDLTKIYSSDVNFLLEIADNPLMTSVPANAFHGLCNESLTLKLYNNGFTSIQGHAFNGTNLDAIYLHKNKYLEVISDDAFLGVHSGPTLLDVSRTAIVNLPAKGLENLKELMAKHTWTLKKLPSVKIFLQLMRADLSYPSHCCAFKSWKKSRGILEYLICNQSGSHIFRKRRSVGALEGPFYKDYAEEYTDHTDTVYDKNTKFTNFHENSHYSFFFEEHGEGNLGFGQELKNPQMQDTQTFDSHYDYPVCGANEDVICTPEPDEFNPCEDIMGYQFLRIVVWFVNLLAILGNVFVLFILLTSHYKLTVPRFLMCNLAFADFCMGLYLLLIASVDLHTRSEYYNHAIEWQTGPGCNTAGFFTVFASELSVYTLTVITLERWYAITFAMRPDRKIRLRHALVIMLGGWLSCFLLALLPLVGVSSYSKVSICLPMDTETPVAEAYVVFVLICNILAFVIICACYIKIYVTVRNPQYKSGDKDTKIAKRMAVLIFTDFLCMAPISFHALSAIMNKPLITVTNSKILLVLFYPLNSCANPFLYAIFTKAFRRDVFILLSKFGVCEHQAQVYRGQTISVKNSSDYYGPRISRGMGQILTSIQDPVNDYVPAMTTQNQILAEECKQTEL
- the TSHR gene encoding thyrotropin receptor isoform X3, translating into MLCFPVAFQLLLVLCSQGTERCPSALCECSDWDEYKITCRNIHFIPSLPEDTQTLEIRNLRNLDYIDPDAFKNLPLLKYLGIFNTGLKTFPDLTKIYSSDVNFLLEIADNPLMTSVPANAFHGLCNESLTLKLYNNGFTSIQGHAFNGTNLDAIYLHKNKYLEVISDDAFLGVHSGPTLLDVSRTAIVNLPAKGLENLKELMAKHTWTLKKLPSVKIFLQLMRADLSYPSHCCAFKSWKKSRGILEYLICNQSGSHIFRKRRSVGALEGPFYKDYAEEYTDHTDTVYDKNTKFTNFHENSHYSFFFEEHGEGNLGFGQELKNPQMQDTQTFDSHYDYPVCGANEDVICTPEPDEFNPCEDIMGYQFLRIVVWFVNLLAILGNVFVLFILLTSHYKLTVPRFLMCNLAFADFCMGLYLLLIASVDLHTRSEYYNHAIEWQTGPGCNTAGFFTVFASELSVYTLTVITLERWYAITFAMRPDRKIRLRHALVIMLGGWLSCFLLALLPLVGVSSYSKVSICLPMDTETPVAEAYVVFVLICNILAFVIICACYIKIYVTVRNPQYKSGDKDTKIAKRMAVLIFTDFLCMAPISFHALSAIMNKPLITVTNSKILLVLFYPLNSCANPFLYAIFTKAFRRDVFILLSKFGVCEHQAQVYRGQTISVKNSSDYYGPRISRGMGQILTSIQDPVNDYVPAMTTQNQILAEECKQTEL